Proteins encoded together in one Micromonospora auratinigra window:
- a CDS encoding HNH/endonuclease VII fold putative polymorphic toxin — translation MRTVSTGRSRRRRRHVPAFDTIRHGGRKVLAAGLLAVLASTIGGQVPAQAQQRAQATRLEAQRYESVPVTPVKATKPGPEPEAAAAKVRRPAPVWPAAGTAEVTLPTAAAGARAATTAAVRAGTLPVTVRPVAAGARAAAASPGTVRVEVLAKERATAAGVNGLLVRVGRTDGATSAGQVEVGVDYAAFASAYGADWSSRLRLVRVPECALTTPGAPGCQPVPLNSRNNVRTRTLTAPVSAAPIREALSPTDAKRLDLGRTAALTGTLLAATSGPSGGAGDFTASSLAPSSSWSHGGATGGFQWSYPMRTPPGPGGPSPSLGLGYSSQAVDGRQAATNNQPGAFGEGFDWSPGFIERQYKSCADDMGGTANNTTKTGDLCWGPENAILSLNGSSTELLKGSDGKWHPRREDGSKVELLTTPAYSNGDNDNEYWKVTTTDGTQYWFGRHQLPGWSAGRPTTNSVLTVPVFGNNPGEPCNASTFAASECGGKRQAWRWNLDYVQDVHGNTMSLWWTKETSYYAKNMTYATPVVYDRAAYLTRIDYGTDNRDNNEYAATSPYIENAPGRVELTNSDRCLANCTTKNATTWPDTPWDQECLATTNPCLNVSPTFWSAKRTTVITTKAWKASSSAYQAADSWTFRHSFPDPGDGTRAGLWLEGITHRGLNGGTVTAPEVTFSGIQMQNRVDAAGSDWALAMNWWRVNSIRLETGGEIFVTYSPRECVAGSVMPSSTALDSNTLRCYPVKWTPQGYTDPVTDYFHKYVVKEVQQIDHLGGARPLRTAYDYLNPKNEALWHYDEDTGLAPDKRRSWSQWRGYPTVITYNGEGAERTKSETLYFRGMYGDKLASGGTRTTQVQGREGGATNDYDHYAGSPRETVNWLGSTILSATLNEMWRSDPPTATRAGTPVAEARYARVRVARSRITTDTGVRRTASTTTFDSYGMPTLEEDSGDDTKTGDERCTQTEYIRNTGNWLLTPVKRINGWVGTCAGSPTSEDQITGDTRFSYDSLSYGTAPTKGLLSVTEKLTSFSSGVRSYQQVSRLTYDVVGRVADSTDVAGEKTKVTYTPLTGGPVTQVKTTNPLLWDETVDMDPVSGLPVKNTDANGRVTEYTYDAMGRNASVWLPNRSKATFPSSPSTMYTYSLSKTVPSVVTTQALNANGSYDTSYALLDALGRPRQTQESAYGGGRILTDTFYDAGGRVYKANSAYYNSGTAGTTLYSGLDADVPSQTRTLYDAAGRQIHSLLLVSEASTQVEKARTSTTYYGDHITVEPPVGEAATTIWTDVEGRTAKLWQYHGRAATGTYDETSYSYDAVGRLATVKDASGNTWSYDYDVQGRPVSSTDPDRGAATLQYNALGDLEKTTDSRPDTPDLWYNYDRLGRLLTVREGSLTGAKRIEYTYDLPVKGMAKSASRWIGTDEYKSEVVTVDAQYRPTQTKLTLPPSQAGFCGIGATTCSFTSKASFRADGSPNTMTLPAAGGLSQEILTYEYDSTYGLADKLATDYGDASYYAIQSGYTNLFELSTLTRSTALTGAKFVQTTDRYDDGTGRVKSSATLRSTSPSYITNTSYDYDASGNILKIDDNSGARPRDTQCFAYDHQRRLTDAWTPASFDCATAPRTEAELGGPAPYWQQWSFGAPDDPKGRIGNRLTQTERGTPTGTVTTTYSYPNAGAAQPHRLDGWSRTDNTGTTTGSYLYDEAGNMKTRPGANGQQNLTWDVEGHLATLTDSKGSNSYIYDAAGNRLIATDPTGSTLFLGDQEVRKNASTGQVDATRYYSFNGEAIAQRTVTGLTWLASDHQGTSQVSIGTDANQTITQRRQTPYGGPRGDAVSWPNKQGFLGGYQDPTGLTHLGAREYDPSIGRFISVDPVNDPGNPQQLAAYTYAANNPITYSDPSGEIIPEYTQPSATPGLALCDYYNLGGYACQNMIEGTHGKGEGEDTRPASGSGFPKKSGSQKAHEFLEGCGLFIAGLGAVCDGINAGIYIKEGNWKEATLSTVSALPVVDWACKIKAFCKRAIGWVGEKAKTLLGRVPLGRAPAINPAAEAKEMNALKQELREAAKNPPPAKTPKPPTKETAPATKGKTGGENTGGAPRSRDGCPTHSFDPATPVLLADGTKRPIEEVRLGDEVLARDPETGAVSAQSVNRLHVNQDEELTDLVVRTKGGKFATLSTTQHHPFWSESRRKWIDAGNLQPTEWLKTSTGEIATVAKVDNFLGRKTMRDLTVSNIHTYFVVVGNTPVLVHNCGNEVASHKTLPSRNAAFREAKRDLGIPVSQQPDEVRSVPMTTREGTQIMNDRGRPVMTREYIYVRGGGDRVVIQDHSFGHQYGEGGIGDQGSHLNVRPWSNTRTGKVPGTAQHYEY, via the coding sequence ATGAGAACAGTCAGCACAGGCCGGTCGCGCCGCCGCAGGCGGCACGTACCGGCGTTCGACACCATCCGGCACGGGGGCCGCAAGGTCCTCGCCGCCGGTCTGCTCGCGGTGCTCGCGAGCACGATCGGCGGACAGGTGCCCGCCCAGGCGCAGCAGCGCGCCCAGGCGACGCGTCTCGAGGCGCAACGCTACGAGTCCGTACCCGTCACGCCGGTGAAGGCCACCAAGCCCGGACCCGAGCCGGAAGCGGCGGCGGCCAAGGTCCGCCGTCCCGCGCCGGTGTGGCCGGCGGCCGGCACCGCCGAGGTCACCCTCCCGACCGCCGCCGCGGGCGCGCGGGCGGCCACCACCGCGGCGGTACGCGCCGGCACCCTCCCGGTCACCGTCCGCCCGGTCGCGGCGGGTGCCCGCGCGGCGGCGGCCAGTCCCGGCACGGTACGCGTCGAGGTGCTGGCGAAGGAACGCGCCACCGCCGCCGGTGTCAACGGCCTGCTGGTGCGGGTCGGCCGCACCGACGGCGCGACCTCGGCCGGGCAGGTAGAGGTCGGCGTCGACTACGCCGCCTTCGCCTCGGCCTACGGCGCCGACTGGTCCTCGCGGCTGCGGCTGGTCCGGGTGCCCGAGTGTGCCCTCACCACGCCGGGCGCGCCGGGCTGCCAGCCGGTCCCGCTGAACTCGCGCAACAACGTGCGTACCCGCACCCTGACGGCCCCGGTCTCGGCCGCGCCGATCCGCGAGGCACTGTCGCCGACCGACGCGAAGCGGCTGGACCTGGGCCGCACCGCGGCGCTGACCGGCACGCTGCTCGCCGCGACCAGCGGTCCGTCCGGTGGCGCGGGCGACTTCACCGCGTCGAGCCTGGCACCGTCCTCGTCGTGGAGCCACGGCGGCGCCACGGGCGGTTTTCAGTGGTCGTATCCGATGCGGACGCCGCCGGGGCCGGGCGGGCCGTCGCCGTCGTTGGGCCTCGGCTACTCCTCGCAGGCGGTGGACGGCCGGCAGGCGGCCACCAACAACCAGCCCGGTGCGTTCGGAGAGGGCTTCGACTGGTCGCCGGGCTTCATCGAGCGGCAGTACAAGTCCTGCGCGGACGACATGGGCGGCACGGCGAACAACACGACCAAGACCGGGGACCTCTGCTGGGGGCCGGAGAACGCCATCCTCTCGTTGAACGGCTCGTCGACGGAGTTGCTCAAGGGCAGCGACGGCAAGTGGCATCCGCGCCGGGAGGACGGGTCCAAGGTTGAGCTGCTGACCACTCCCGCCTACAGCAACGGTGACAACGACAACGAGTACTGGAAGGTCACCACGACCGACGGCACCCAGTACTGGTTCGGCCGCCACCAGCTGCCCGGCTGGTCCGCGGGCCGCCCCACCACCAACTCGGTGCTCACCGTGCCGGTGTTCGGCAACAACCCGGGCGAGCCCTGCAACGCCAGCACCTTCGCCGCCTCCGAGTGCGGCGGAAAGCGGCAGGCGTGGCGGTGGAACCTCGACTACGTCCAGGACGTCCACGGAAACACCATGTCTCTGTGGTGGACGAAGGAAACCAGCTACTACGCCAAGAACATGACCTACGCGACCCCGGTCGTGTACGACCGTGCGGCGTACCTGACCCGGATCGACTACGGCACCGATAACCGGGACAACAACGAGTACGCGGCCACCAGCCCGTACATCGAGAACGCCCCGGGCAGGGTGGAGCTCACCAACTCCGACCGCTGCCTGGCGAACTGCACCACGAAGAATGCCACCACCTGGCCGGACACTCCCTGGGACCAGGAGTGCCTCGCCACCACCAACCCGTGCCTGAACGTCTCCCCGACCTTCTGGTCGGCGAAGCGCACCACGGTGATCACCACGAAGGCGTGGAAGGCGTCCTCCTCGGCCTACCAGGCCGCAGACTCGTGGACGTTCCGACACAGCTTCCCGGACCCCGGTGACGGCACCCGTGCCGGCCTCTGGTTGGAGGGGATCACCCACCGCGGCCTGAACGGTGGCACCGTGACCGCCCCCGAGGTGACCTTCTCCGGCATCCAGATGCAGAACCGGGTCGACGCCGCCGGCAGTGACTGGGCGCTGGCGATGAACTGGTGGCGGGTCAACTCGATCCGGTTGGAGACCGGTGGCGAGATCTTTGTGACCTACAGCCCGCGCGAGTGCGTGGCGGGCAGCGTCATGCCGAGCTCGACCGCGCTGGACAGCAACACGTTGCGCTGCTACCCGGTGAAGTGGACGCCGCAGGGTTACACCGACCCGGTCACCGACTACTTCCACAAGTACGTGGTGAAGGAAGTCCAGCAGATCGACCACCTCGGTGGTGCCCGCCCGCTGCGGACCGCCTACGACTACCTCAATCCCAAGAACGAGGCGCTCTGGCACTACGACGAGGACACCGGCCTGGCGCCGGACAAACGCCGTAGCTGGTCCCAGTGGCGGGGCTACCCGACCGTCATCACGTACAACGGTGAAGGCGCCGAGCGGACCAAGAGCGAAACCCTCTACTTCCGCGGCATGTACGGCGACAAGCTCGCCTCCGGTGGCACCCGCACCACGCAGGTGCAGGGCCGCGAGGGCGGCGCGACCAACGACTACGACCACTACGCCGGCTCCCCGCGGGAGACGGTCAACTGGCTCGGCTCGACCATCCTGTCCGCCACCCTGAACGAGATGTGGCGCTCCGACCCGCCGACGGCCACCCGTGCCGGCACGCCGGTCGCCGAGGCCCGCTACGCCCGGGTGCGTGTGGCGCGCTCCCGCATCACCACGGACACCGGGGTGCGCCGGACGGCGTCCACCACCACCTTCGACAGCTACGGCATGCCGACGTTGGAGGAGGACAGCGGCGACGACACCAAGACCGGCGACGAGCGGTGCACCCAGACCGAGTACATCCGCAACACCGGCAACTGGCTGTTGACACCGGTCAAACGGATAAACGGTTGGGTAGGTACCTGCGCCGGCAGCCCTACCAGCGAGGACCAGATCACCGGTGACACCCGCTTCAGCTATGACTCCCTGTCCTACGGCACGGCCCCGACCAAGGGCCTGCTGTCCGTCACGGAGAAGCTCACGAGTTTCTCCAGCGGTGTGCGTTCCTACCAGCAGGTATCGAGGTTGACCTACGACGTGGTGGGTCGAGTGGCGGACTCCACCGACGTGGCAGGTGAGAAGACCAAGGTCACCTACACGCCTCTCACCGGCGGTCCGGTGACGCAGGTCAAGACGACCAACCCGCTTCTCTGGGACGAGACGGTTGACATGGACCCGGTGTCCGGCCTACCCGTCAAGAACACGGACGCGAATGGTCGGGTCACCGAATACACCTATGACGCCATGGGTCGCAACGCGTCGGTCTGGTTGCCGAACCGGTCGAAGGCAACCTTCCCGTCGAGTCCGTCGACCATGTACACCTACAGCCTGTCGAAGACGGTGCCGTCGGTCGTCACCACTCAGGCGCTGAACGCGAACGGCAGCTACGACACCTCCTACGCGCTGCTGGATGCACTGGGTCGGCCGAGGCAGACGCAGGAGTCGGCGTACGGTGGGGGCCGGATCCTCACCGACACGTTCTATGATGCGGGTGGCCGGGTCTACAAGGCCAATTCCGCTTACTACAACAGCGGAACGGCCGGTACGACTCTCTACTCGGGCCTCGACGCGGATGTGCCCAGTCAGACCCGTACGCTTTATGACGCCGCAGGGCGTCAGATCCATTCCCTCCTGCTGGTCTCCGAAGCGAGCACGCAGGTGGAGAAGGCTCGGACGTCGACCACCTACTACGGTGATCACATCACAGTGGAGCCGCCTGTCGGAGAAGCGGCGACCACGATCTGGACAGACGTCGAGGGCCGTACGGCCAAGCTGTGGCAGTACCACGGGCGCGCCGCCACGGGAACCTATGACGAGACGAGTTACTCCTACGACGCGGTGGGACGTCTGGCGACCGTCAAGGACGCCTCCGGCAACACCTGGTCCTACGACTACGACGTCCAGGGCCGACCCGTCTCCTCGACGGACCCCGACCGGGGTGCCGCGACGCTCCAGTACAACGCTCTGGGGGACCTGGAGAAGACCACCGACTCCCGCCCGGATACGCCTGATCTCTGGTACAACTACGACCGGCTCGGCCGGTTGCTCACCGTGCGCGAAGGTAGCCTCACCGGCGCCAAGCGGATCGAGTACACCTATGACCTCCCGGTCAAGGGCATGGCCAAGTCCGCCTCCCGGTGGATCGGGACCGACGAGTACAAGTCCGAGGTCGTTACGGTTGATGCGCAGTACCGGCCGACTCAGACGAAGCTGACCCTGCCGCCCTCGCAGGCTGGCTTCTGCGGCATCGGTGCCACGACCTGCAGCTTCACTTCCAAGGCCAGCTTCCGGGCCGATGGTTCGCCCAATACCATGACGCTGCCCGCGGCCGGAGGCCTCAGCCAGGAGATCCTCACCTACGAGTACGACTCCACGTACGGGCTGGCGGACAAGTTGGCCACCGACTACGGGGACGCCAGTTATTACGCCATTCAGTCCGGCTACACGAATCTGTTCGAACTGAGCACCCTCACCCGTTCGACAGCCCTGACCGGGGCGAAGTTCGTGCAGACGACCGACCGGTACGACGACGGCACCGGCCGGGTCAAGAGCAGTGCCACTCTGCGCTCCACGTCCCCGTCGTACATCACGAACACGTCCTACGACTACGACGCCAGCGGCAACATCCTCAAGATCGACGACAACTCCGGAGCCCGCCCGCGGGACACCCAGTGTTTCGCGTACGACCACCAGCGCCGGCTCACCGATGCCTGGACGCCGGCCTCCTTCGACTGCGCCACCGCGCCGCGGACGGAGGCGGAGCTGGGTGGGCCGGCGCCGTACTGGCAGCAGTGGTCGTTCGGCGCGCCGGACGACCCGAAGGGACGGATCGGCAACCGGCTGACCCAGACCGAGCGGGGCACCCCGACCGGCACGGTCACCACCACCTACTCCTACCCGAACGCGGGGGCGGCACAGCCGCACCGGCTCGACGGTTGGAGCAGGACCGACAACACCGGCACCACCACCGGCTCGTACCTCTACGACGAGGCCGGCAACATGAAGACCCGCCCGGGTGCCAACGGTCAGCAGAACCTGACCTGGGACGTCGAGGGGCACCTCGCCACGCTGACCGACAGCAAGGGCAGCAACTCCTACATCTACGACGCCGCCGGCAACCGGCTCATCGCCACCGATCCGACCGGCAGCACGTTGTTCCTGGGTGACCAGGAGGTGCGGAAGAACGCGAGCACCGGGCAGGTCGACGCCACCCGGTACTACTCGTTCAACGGCGAGGCTATCGCCCAGCGGACGGTCACCGGGCTGACCTGGCTCGCCAGTGACCACCAGGGCACCTCGCAGGTCAGTATCGGCACGGACGCCAACCAGACGATCACGCAACGTCGGCAGACCCCGTACGGCGGGCCACGCGGCGACGCGGTGTCCTGGCCGAACAAGCAAGGTTTTCTGGGTGGCTATCAGGATCCCACCGGCCTGACGCACCTTGGCGCCCGGGAGTACGACCCATCAATCGGTCGGTTCATCTCCGTGGATCCGGTCAACGATCCCGGAAATCCGCAACAGTTGGCAGCCTACACGTATGCCGCCAACAACCCGATCACCTACAGCGACCCCAGTGGCGAGATCATCCCCGAGTACACGCAGCCGTCGGCCACCCCCGGCCTGGCTCTCTGCGACTACTACAACCTCGGCGGGTATGCCTGCCAGAACATGATCGAAGGCACGCACGGTAAGGGTGAGGGCGAGGACACCCGTCCCGCCAGCGGCAGCGGCTTTCCGAAGAAGAGTGGCTCTCAGAAGGCGCACGAATTCCTCGAGGGCTGCGGGTTGTTCATCGCCGGCCTCGGCGCTGTTTGCGATGGGATCAACGCCGGCATCTACATCAAGGAGGGCAACTGGAAGGAGGCCACGCTCTCCACGGTCTCGGCGCTTCCGGTCGTCGACTGGGCCTGCAAGATCAAAGCATTCTGCAAGCGGGCCATCGGCTGGGTCGGTGAGAAAGCCAAGACTCTTCTGGGTCGAGTGCCGCTCGGTAGGGCCCCGGCGATCAACCCGGCGGCCGAAGCCAAGGAGATGAACGCCCTCAAGCAGGAACTCCGCGAGGCGGCCAAGAACCCGCCACCGGCCAAGACTCCGAAGCCGCCCACGAAGGAAACCGCGCCGGCGACGAAGGGGAAGACCGGCGGGGAGAACACCGGTGGCGCCCCAAGGTCGCGGGATGGTTGTCCGACGCACAGCTTCGATCCGGCCACGCCGGTCCTGCTGGCGGACGGTACGAAACGCCCCATCGAGGAGGTGCGCCTCGGCGACGAGGTCCTCGCCCGAGACCCGGAGACGGGAGCCGTCAGCGCCCAGAGCGTGAATCGGTTGCACGTCAACCAGGATGAGGAACTCACCGATCTCGTCGTCCGAACCAAGGGTGGCAAATTTGCCACGCTCAGCACCACCCAGCATCATCCGTTCTGGAGCGAGAGCCGCCGGAAGTGGATCGATGCGGGCAACCTTCAGCCGACGGAATGGCTCAAGACCTCCACCGGCGAGATCGCAACGGTGGCCAAGGTCGACAACTTCCTCGGTCGCAAGACGATGCGGGACCTCACTGTTTCCAACATCCACACCTACTTCGTGGTCGTCGGGAACACCCCGGTGCTGGTCCATAACTGCGGCAACGAGGTGGCCAGTCACAAGACCCTGCCGAGCAGAAATGCCGCGTTCAGGGAAGCGAAGCGGGATCTCGGCATCCCGGTGAGTCAGCAGCCGGACGAGGTTCGCTCGGTGCCGATGACGACGCGCGAGGGCACTCAGATCATGAATGACCGTGGGCGTCCGGTGATGACGAGGGAATATATCTATGTGCGCGGAGGCGGTGACCGGGTGGTCATCCAGGATCACTCGTTCGGACATCAGTACGGAGAGGGAGGAATTGGTGACCAGGGCTCGCATCTGAACGTGCGACCGTGGAGCAATACCCGCACTGGTAAGGTTCCCGGCACCGCGCAGCATTACGAGTATTAG
- a CDS encoding Imm50 family immunity protein: MSWLDLVTNSHGLRQIFHGQAPALDGVDLHEISVGREGPTLRIRFDLRAFPADPPVKWRRSGFNAVQVELLFGGVSALSLQGVSVNMVADVHIEHDGKVSLLITSPAVRVTASADSVTIARIEGYIDGGRAAPAAETAQGSAR, translated from the coding sequence ATGAGCTGGCTGGATCTGGTGACCAATTCGCACGGTTTGCGACAGATATTTCATGGGCAGGCACCTGCCCTTGATGGTGTCGATCTGCACGAGATTTCAGTCGGCCGTGAGGGGCCCACGCTCAGGATCAGGTTCGATCTGCGTGCATTTCCGGCCGACCCGCCGGTCAAGTGGCGGCGCAGTGGCTTCAACGCCGTGCAGGTCGAACTCCTGTTCGGCGGGGTTAGCGCTCTGTCTCTGCAGGGGGTGTCGGTCAACATGGTCGCGGACGTGCACATCGAGCACGACGGGAAGGTGTCACTGCTAATCACTTCCCCGGCAGTGCGGGTGACTGCGAGCGCCGATTCGGTGACCATTGCGCGGATCGAGGGTTACATCGACGGAGGGCGTGCGGCGCCAGCCGCTGAAACTGCGCAGGGAAGCGCCCGATAG
- the dnaE gene encoding DNA polymerase III subunit alpha, whose translation MADSFAHLHVHTEYSMLDGAARLKDLFAEAKRLGMPAVAITDHGNMHGANDFYKQAMDAGVKPILGVEAYVAPESRFHKARVKWGRPEQKSDDVSGNGAITHMTMWAANRTGLHNMFRLNSRASMEGHYVKWPRMDMELIAEHAEGIMATTGCPSGAVQTRLRLGQFDEALKVAAAYQDIFGKDNYFLEIMDHGLDIERRVRDGLTEIARKLDIPPVVTNDSHYTHEAQAEAHDVLLCVQTGSNVADPNRFRFEGGGYFVKSADQMRAVDSSELWQQGCRNTLLVAEKVDPTGMFTFHNLMPRFPIPEGETEESWFRKETFAGLKRRFPNGIPEGHVVQAEYELGVIIQMGFPSYFLVVADFIQWAKSQGIAVGPGRGSAAGSLVAYALGITDLDPIPHGLIFERFLNPERVSMPDVDIDFDERRRGEVIKYVTDKWGEDKVAQIATFGTIKAKAAIKDSARVLGYPYAVGDRITKAMPPAVMGKDIPLSGIFDPKHPRYAEAGEIRGLYETDPDVKKVIETAKGIEGLIRQTGVHAAGVIMSAEPIIEHIPLMRRDADGAIITQFDYPTCESLGLLKMDFLGLRNLTIIDDAVKNIQLNHGQELDLLGLPLDDKAAYDLLARGDTLGVFQLDGGPMRSLLRLMKPDNFEDISAVLALYRPGPMGVDSHTNYALRKNNLQEITPIHPELEEPLREILAPTHGLIVYQEQVQRAAQILAGYTLGQADLLRRAMGKKKKEILDKEFIPFRDGCRERGYSDEAIQAVWDVLVPFAGYAFNKAHSAAYGLVSYWTAYLKAHFPAEYMAALLTSVGDDKDKMALYLSECRRMRIQVLPPDVNTSAGPFTPVGKDIRFGLAAVRNVGANVVASIMRCRDEKGEYTDFYDFLSKVDAVVCNKKTIESLIKAGAFDSLGHSRKGLLAVHADAIDAYADVKRKEAVGQYDLFGAGFGDADTGGSTTVMPIIGESEWDKRDKLAFEREMLGLYVSDHPLFGLEHVLGAAADCTIASLSEEGTVPDGAVVTLAGILSGVQRRVTKQGRAWASATLEDLAGGVETLFFPNTYEVIGQYIAEDAIVVVKGRVDRRDDTPRIMAMDMSMPDISSNPANKPVTLTIPVHRCTPPLVERLKETLVLHPGDTEVHVKLLNGGKVTTLRLGPFRVAATTALMGDLKSVLGPANVS comes from the coding sequence ATGGCTGATTCGTTCGCGCATCTGCACGTGCACACCGAGTACTCGATGCTCGACGGGGCGGCCCGGCTCAAGGACCTCTTCGCCGAGGCCAAGCGGCTCGGCATGCCGGCCGTGGCGATCACCGACCACGGCAACATGCACGGCGCGAACGACTTCTACAAGCAGGCCATGGACGCCGGGGTGAAGCCGATCCTGGGCGTCGAGGCGTACGTCGCGCCGGAGTCGCGCTTCCACAAGGCGCGGGTCAAGTGGGGCCGCCCGGAGCAGAAGAGCGACGACGTCTCCGGTAACGGCGCGATCACCCACATGACCATGTGGGCGGCGAACCGGACCGGCCTGCACAACATGTTCCGGCTCAACTCCCGCGCCTCGATGGAGGGCCACTACGTCAAGTGGCCGCGGATGGACATGGAGCTGATCGCCGAGCACGCCGAGGGGATCATGGCCACCACCGGCTGCCCGTCCGGCGCGGTGCAGACCCGGCTGCGGCTCGGCCAGTTCGACGAGGCGCTCAAGGTCGCCGCCGCCTACCAGGACATCTTCGGCAAGGACAACTACTTCCTCGAGATCATGGATCACGGCCTCGACATCGAGCGCCGGGTCCGCGACGGGCTGACCGAGATCGCCCGCAAGCTCGACATTCCGCCGGTGGTCACCAACGACTCGCACTACACCCACGAGGCGCAGGCCGAGGCGCACGACGTGCTGCTCTGCGTGCAGACCGGCAGCAACGTCGCCGACCCGAACCGGTTCCGCTTCGAGGGCGGCGGCTACTTCGTCAAGTCCGCCGACCAGATGCGGGCGGTCGACTCCTCGGAGCTGTGGCAGCAGGGCTGCCGTAACACCCTGCTGGTGGCCGAGAAGGTCGACCCGACCGGGATGTTCACCTTCCACAACCTGATGCCGCGCTTCCCGATCCCCGAGGGGGAGACCGAGGAGTCGTGGTTCCGCAAGGAGACCTTCGCCGGGCTCAAGCGCCGCTTCCCGAACGGCATCCCGGAGGGGCACGTCGTCCAGGCCGAGTACGAGCTGGGCGTCATCATCCAGATGGGCTTCCCGTCGTACTTCCTCGTGGTCGCCGACTTCATCCAGTGGGCGAAGAGCCAGGGCATCGCGGTGGGCCCGGGGCGTGGCTCGGCGGCCGGCTCGCTGGTCGCGTACGCGCTGGGCATCACCGACCTGGACCCGATCCCGCACGGGCTGATCTTCGAGCGGTTCCTCAACCCCGAGCGCGTCTCGATGCCGGATGTCGACATCGACTTCGACGAGCGCCGGCGCGGTGAGGTGATCAAGTACGTCACCGACAAGTGGGGCGAGGACAAGGTCGCCCAGATCGCCACCTTCGGCACGATCAAGGCGAAGGCCGCGATCAAGGACTCGGCCCGGGTGCTCGGCTACCCGTACGCGGTGGGCGACCGGATCACCAAGGCGATGCCCCCGGCGGTGATGGGCAAGGACATCCCGCTGTCGGGCATCTTCGACCCGAAGCACCCGCGCTACGCCGAGGCGGGCGAGATCCGCGGCCTCTACGAGACCGACCCGGACGTCAAGAAGGTCATCGAGACGGCCAAGGGCATCGAGGGGCTGATCCGGCAGACCGGCGTGCACGCCGCCGGCGTGATCATGTCCGCCGAGCCGATCATCGAGCACATCCCGCTGATGCGCCGGGACGCCGACGGGGCGATCATCACGCAGTTCGACTACCCGACCTGCGAGTCGCTCGGGCTGCTGAAGATGGACTTCCTCGGCCTGCGCAATCTGACGATCATTGACGACGCGGTCAAGAACATCCAGCTCAACCACGGCCAGGAACTGGACCTGCTCGGCCTGCCGCTGGACGACAAGGCCGCGTACGACCTGCTCGCCCGGGGCGACACGCTGGGCGTGTTCCAGCTCGACGGCGGGCCGATGCGCTCGCTGCTGCGGCTGATGAAGCCGGACAACTTCGAGGACATCTCCGCCGTGCTGGCGCTCTACCGGCCCGGCCCGATGGGCGTCGACTCGCACACCAACTACGCGCTGCGCAAGAACAACCTCCAGGAGATCACCCCGATCCACCCGGAGCTGGAGGAGCCGCTGCGGGAGATCCTGGCCCCCACCCACGGCCTGATCGTCTACCAGGAGCAGGTGCAGCGCGCCGCGCAGATCCTCGCCGGCTACACCCTCGGCCAGGCCGACCTGCTGCGCCGCGCGATGGGCAAGAAGAAGAAGGAGATCCTCGACAAGGAGTTCATCCCGTTCCGGGACGGCTGCCGCGAGCGCGGCTACTCCGACGAGGCGATCCAGGCGGTCTGGGACGTCCTGGTGCCGTTCGCCGGCTACGCCTTCAACAAGGCGCACTCCGCCGCGTACGGGCTGGTGTCGTACTGGACCGCGTACCTGAAGGCGCACTTCCCGGCCGAGTACATGGCGGCGCTGCTGACCTCCGTCGGTGACGACAAGGACAAGATGGCGCTCTACCTGTCCGAGTGCCGCCGGATGCGGATCCAGGTCCTGCCGCCGGACGTGAACACCTCGGCCGGGCCGTTCACCCCGGTCGGCAAGGACATCCGGTTCGGCCTGGCGGCGGTGCGCAACGTGGGCGCGAACGTGGTCGCCTCGATCATGCGCTGCCGGGACGAGAAGGGCGAGTACACCGACTTCTACGACTTCCTGTCCAAGGTCGACGCGGTGGTCTGCAACAAGAAGACCATCGAATCGCTGATCAAGGCCGGCGCCTTCGACTCCCTCGGGCACTCCCGCAAGGGGCTGCTCGCGGTGCACGCCGACGCCATCGACGCGTACGCCGACGTCAAGCGCAAGGAGGCCGTCGGCCAGTACGACCTCTTCGGCGCGGGCTTCGGCGACGCCGACACCGGCGGCAGCACCACGGTGATGCCGATCATCGGCGAGAGCGAGTGGGACAAGCGCGACAAGCTCGCCTTCGAACGCGAGATGCTCGGCCTGTACGTGTCCGACCACCCGCTCTTCGGCCTGGAGCACGTGCTCGGCGCGGCCGCCGACTGCACCATCGCCTCGCTGTCCGAGGAGGGCACCGTGCCCGACGGCGCGGTGGTCACCCTGGCCGGCATCCTCTCCGGCGTGCAGCGCCGGGTCACCAAGCAGGGCCGGGCCTGGGCCTCGGCCACCCTGGAGGACCTGGCCGGTGGGGTGGAGACGCTCTTCTTCCCCAACACCTACGAGGTGATCGGCCAGTACATCGCCGAGGACGCCATCGTGGTGGTCAAGGGGCGGGTGGACCGCCGCGACGACACCCCGCGCATCATGGCGATGGACATGTCCATGCCGGACATCAGCAGCAACCCGGCGAACAAGCCGGTGACGCTGACCATCCCGGTGCACCGCTGCACGCCGCCGCTGGTGGAGCGGCTCAAGGAGACGCTGGTGCTGCACCCCGGCGACACCGAGGTGCACGTCAAGCTCCTCAACGGCGGCAAGGTCACCACGCTGCGGCTCGGTCCGTTCCGGGTGGCCGCCACCACCGCGCTGATGGGCGACCTGAAGAGCGTCCTCGGCCCGGCCAACGTGAGCTGA